One Phocoena phocoena chromosome 5, mPhoPho1.1, whole genome shotgun sequence genomic region harbors:
- the LOC136123276 gene encoding uncharacterized protein produces the protein MEEQDLRLPSHRKQKKLDKIREATALQTLDLRLAGPSGNKTETSPTEGVGLWGTQAVTIWDVVTALADQRDQPQETPAALEHPRLARAPSPGRPSAQGMSGLPPREEWPPVAPSWELASLWDCDHRCRRGWEQEGAAQPLVRWRGRQAAQPLTCPRQMREPAVGAGVKRRCWAQGFAVCGRARRQQRDRGDSGMHRAGGTTSPHLPGPLSALRSLLLRARALPSHFAPSRLPPTSTLQASVPRSWRCHTPGTGVAALTSWGQRDALGVSVQLPGRGLAAGLTWGVFRARFTILGPGCTLWALGAEMSFPVKKQNATSPELRLLSQRRGRPAAHPRVTARSSDRHLHLPGLLSGHHAGLGASAPPPALTPPRQLPPPALTPPRQLPPPAVTPPVSSPPAVTPPVSSPPAVTPPVSSPPPPSRPPSAPPPALTTPVSSPPRPHAPPSAPPPALTTPVSSPPAVTPPVSSPPAVTPPRQLPHTPPPSRPPSAPPPAVTPPVSSPPPSRPPSAPTHTPALTPPPSAPTHTPALTPPPSAPTHTPALTTPVSSSPALTPPRQLPPPPSPPPSAPPRPHAPPSAPTHTPALTTPVSSSPRRHAPRQLPPALTPPVSSPPRRHAPPSAPPPPSRPPVSSPPRPHAPPSAPPPAVTPPVSSPPRPHAPPVSSHTHPRPHAPPSASTPTPALTTPVSSSPRPHHPRQPPPALTPPVSSPPRPHHPRQPPPALTPPRQLPHTPPPSRPPSAPTHTPALTPPRQLPHTPPPSRPPSAPPPAVTPPVSSPPPSRPPSAPTHTPALTPPPSAPTHTPALTPPPSAPTHTPALTTPVSSSPALTPPRQLPPPPSPPPSAPPRPHAPPSAPTHTPALTTPVSSSPRRHAPRQLPPALTPPVSSPPRRHAPPSAPPPPSRPPVSSPPRPHAPPSAPPPAVTPPVSSPPPPSRPPPSAPTHTPALMPPRQLPHPPPPSRPPSALPPALTTPVSPPPPSRPPSAPPPALTTPVSPPPPSRPPPPPALTPPRQLPHTPPPSRPPSAPPPAVTPPVSSPPPSRPPSAPPPAVTPPPPPPAVTPPVSSPPPPSRPPPSAPTHTPALMPPRQLPHPPPPSRPPSALPPALTTPVSPPPPSRPPPAIVHLGGSWLSSRVRAASGPGRRGPSLPQGQCFQECRLSAGSRATALRAGGSTGRGGGSSGEIPEVEPGEAVGKSWAGGVAAGGPVLDSAVEEGRPQGLGRGPAAWGRAAQGPGSPPPAPIPQHTWGPGLHLAPPAPNPIGTAPAARRDPGHGDTRAGTLTPVRPDNGRSAADAASALIFPKLKSAARRLRLRPPRFSAV, from the exons ATGGAGGAACAGGACCTGCGTTTACCCTCCCACCGGAAACAGAAAAAACTAGATAAGATACGTGAAGCCACGGCTTTGCAGACCCTGGACCTCAG GCTGGCTGGTCCATCAGGGAACAAGACGGAGACGTCCCCCACGGAGGGTGTGGGCCTGTGGGGTACGCAGGCGGTAACCATCTGGGACGTGGTGACTG CACTCGCTGACCAGAGGGACCAGCCGCAGGAGACCCCGGCGGCCCTGGAGCACCCGAGATTAGCTCGAGCTCCCAGCCCTGGGAGACCCTCTGCCCAGGGCATGTCGGGGCTGCCCCCTCGGGAGGAGTGGCCCCCAGTGGCTCCCAGCTGGGAGCTGGCATCACT CTGGGATTGCGACCACCGCTGCAGACGCGGGTGGGAGCAGGAAGGCGCTGCCCAGCCCCTGGTCCGATGGCGGGGTCGCCAGGCAGCCcagcccctcacctgcccccgACAGATGAGGGAGCCGGCGGTGGGAGCTGGCGTCAAGCGCCGGTGCTGGGCACAGGGCTTTGCCGTGTGCGGGAGGGCACGCCGCCAGCAGCGGGACAGAGGGGACTCTGGAATGCACCGGGCGGGCGGCAcgacctccccccacctccctgggcctctaTCTGCCCTCCGCTCCCTGTTACTTAGGGCACGGGCCCTGCCCAGCCACTTCgccccctccaggctgccacCCACGTCCACCCTGCAGGCATCAGTGCCAAGGTCCTGGCGCTGCCACACGCCAGGCACAGGGGTGGCTGCCCTGACCTCCTGGGGCCAGAGGGATGCTCTGGGCGTGTCTGTGCAGCTCCCTGGAAGAGGCCTGGCCGCGGGGCTCACTTGGGGGGTCTTCAGGGCCAGGTTCACGA TTCTGGGTCCCGGCTGTACCCTCTGGGCGCTTGGAGCAGAAATGAGCTTTCCGGTGAAAAAGCAGAATGCTACGAGTCCCGAGCTGAGACTCCTGAGTCAGAGACGTGGACGGCCCGCCGCCCACCCCCGCGTGACCGCGCGCAGCAGTGACCGTCACCTGCACCTCCCAGGGCTGCTCAGCGGCCACCATGCCGGCCTGGGGGCCTCagctcccccccccgccctcacgcccccccgtcagctccccccccccgccctcacgcccccccgtcagctccccccccccgccgtcACGCCCCCCGTCAGCTCCCCCCCCGCCGTCACGCCCCCCGTCAGCTCCCCCCCCGCCGTCACGCCCCCCGTcagctccccccccccgccctcacgccccccgtcagctcccccccccgccctcaccacccccgtcagctcccccccccgccctcacgcccccccgtcagctcccccccccgccctcacCACCCCCGTCAGCTCCCCCCCCGCCGTCACGCCCCCCGTCAGCTCCCCCCCCGCCGTCACGCCCCCCCGTcagctcccacacacacccccgccctcaCGACCCCCGTCAGCTCCTCCCCCCGCCGTCACGCCCCCCGTCAGCTCCCCCCCGCCCTCACGCCCCCCGTcagctcccacacacacccccgccctcacgccccccccgtcagctcccacacacacccccgccctcacgccccccccgtcagctcccacacacacccccgccctcaCGACCCCCGTCAGCTCCTCCCCCGCCCTCACGCCCCCCCGTCagctcccccccccgccctcacCACCCCCGTCAGCCCCCCCCCGCCCTCACGCCCCCCCGTcagctcccacacacacccccgccctcaCGACCCCCGTCAGCTCCTCCCCCCGCCGTCACGCCCCCCGTCAGCTCCCCCCCGCCCTCACGCCCCCCGTCAGCTCCCCCCCCCGCCGTCACGCCCCCCCGTCAGCTCCCCCCCCGCCCTCACGCCCCCCCGTCagctcccccccccgccctcacGCCCCCCCGTCAGCTCCCCCCCCCGCCGTCACGCCCCCCGTCagctcccccccccgccctcacgccccccccgtcagctcccacacacacccccgccctcaTGCCCCCCCGTCAGCTTCCACACCCACCCCCGCCCTCACGACCCCCGTCAGCTCTTCCCCCCGCCCTCACCACCCCCGTCAGCCCCCCCCCGCCCTCACGCCCCCCGTCagctcccccccccgccctcacCACCCCCGTCAGCCCCCCCCCGCCCTCACGCCCCCCCGTcagctcccacacacacccccgccctcacgccccccgtcagctcccacacacacccccgccctcacgcccccccgtcagctcccacacacacccccgccctcaCGACCCCCGTCAGCTCCTCCCCCCGCCGTCACGCCCCCCGTCAGCTCCCCCCCGCCCTCACGCCCCCCGTcagctcccacacacacccccgccctcacgccccccccgtcagctcccacacacacccccgccctcacgccccccccgtcagctcccacacacacccccgccctcaCGACCCCCGTCAGCTCCTCCCCCGCCCTCACGCCCCCCCGTCagctcccccccccgccctcacCACCCCCGTCAGCCCCCCCCCGCCCTCACGCCCCCCCGTcagctcccacacacacccccgccctcaCGACCCCCGTCAGCTCCTCCCCCCGCCGTCACGCCCCCCGTCAGCTCCCCCCCGCCCTCACGCCCCCCGTCAGCTCCCCCCCCCGCCGTCACGCCCCCCCGTCAGCTCCCCCCCCGCCCTCACGCCCCCCCGTCagctcccccccccgccctcacGCCCCCCCGTCAGCTCCCCCCCCCGCCGTCACGCCCCCCGTcagctccccccccccgccctcacgcccccccccgtcagctcccacacacacccccgccctcaTGCCCCCCCGTCAGCTTCCACACCCACCCCCGCCCTCACGACCCCCGTCAGCTCTTCCCCCCGCCCTCACCACCCCCGTCAGCCCCCCCCCGCCCTCACGCCCCCCGTCagctcccccccccgccctcacCACCCCCGTCAGCCCCCCCCCGCCCTCACGCCCCCCC CCCCCCCCCGCCCTCACGCCCCCCCGTcagctcccacacacacccccgccctcaCGACCCCCGTCAGCTCCTCCCCCCGCCGTCACGCCCCCCGTCAGCTCCCCCCCGCCCTCACGCCCCCCGTCAGCTCCCCCCCCCGCCGTCACGCCCCCCC CTCCCCCCCCCGCCGTCACGCCCCCCGTcagctccccccccccgccctcacgcccccccccgtcagctcccacacacacccccgccctcaTGCCCCCCCGTCAGCTTCCACACCCACCCCCGCCCTCACGACCCCCGTCAGCTCTTCCCCCCGCCCTCACCACCCCCGTCAGCCCCCCCCCGCCCTCACGCCCCCC CCCTGCCATCGTCCACCTGGGCGGCTCCTGGCTTTCCTCCAGGGTCCGGGCCGCCTCGGGTCCAGGCCGTCGGGGCCCATCCCTTCCCCAGGGCCAGTGCTTCCAGGAGTG CCGCCTGAGCGCGGGGTCAAGGGCCACGGCCCTGAGGGCAGGGGGCTCAactggaaggggagggggcagctctGGAGAAATCCCGGAGGTGGAGCCAGGAGAGGCTGTGGGCAAGAGCTGGGCTGGA GGGGTCGCAGCTGGAGGTCCTGTCTTGGACTCTGCGGTGGAGGAGGGCCGGCCACAGGGTTTGGGTAGGGGCCCGGCGGCGTGGGGGAGGGCGGCGCAGGGGCCCGGCTCCCCCCCCCCGGCGCCCATCCCCCAACACACCTGGGGCCCGGGGCTTCATCTCgcgccccctgcccccaacccgaTAGGCACTGCGCCGGCGGCCCGGCGGGACCCAGGACACGGGGACACGCGCGCGGGGACGCTGACACCCGTCAGGCCCGATAACGGGCGCAGCGCCGCCGACGCCGCGAGCGCATTAATCTTCCCCAAATTAAAATCTGCAGCGCGGCGTTTAAGATTGAGGCCACCACGGTTCAGCGCGGTGTGA